The sequence CGCCGGGCAGATCGACATCGGCTGCTTCGAGACCGTCGCCCCGCTCTACCTGCCGCAACTGATCGCCGGTTTCCGCGAGAGCTATCCGGGCGTGGACATCCGCATCCGCGACGGCGAGCAGCAGGAGCTGGTGCAGGGCCTCACCGCCGGCACCTTCGACCTCGCCTTCCTCTACGACCACGACCTGGACAGCACCATCGAAACCGAACCGCTGATGCCGCCGCAGAAGCCCTACGCCCTGCTGCCGGAGAACCACCGATTCGCCAGCCAGGCCCAGGTATCCCTGCGCGACCTCTGCCTGGAGCCGATGATCCTGCTCGACGTGCAGCCGAGCCGTACCTACTTCGTCAGCCTGTTCCACGAGCTGGGCCTGACGCCCAACATCGTCTTCAGCTCGCCCTCCATCGAGATGGTGCGCGGCATGGTGGGCCAGGGCTTCGGTTTCTCCCTGCTGGTCACCCGCCCCCATTCGGAATGCACCTACGACGGCAAGAAGGTGGTCACCGTCGACATCGCCGAACCCGTGGCCACCTCGGGCCTGGTGGCGGCCCGCCTCAAGCGCGCCCAGCTGACCAAGCCAGCCCAGCTGTTCGTGGATTTCTGCCGCGAGCGGCTGGCGCAGAAGGTGGAGGCGCCGGCGCAGGAGGAGTGAGCGAACGATCGGTGCGCCACCACCCGCTCAATGGGTAGCCCGGATGCAATCCGGGGAGGGCCTGCCAGTCGTTCCCGGATTCATCCGGGCTACGGTCTCTCTTGTAGGTTGGTGCAGAGCGCAGCGAAGCCCAACAAAGCAATGGTGATCCGGAATCGTTGGGCTTCGCGTAGCTCTGCCCAACCTACGGGTTGTAGTGCGCCACCACCCGCTCAGTCTTCCCGCACCACCGCCGCCTCGCCGATGGCATAGAAATGCCCGCCGGCGATGTAGTGCAGGCTGCGCCAGCGATCCTCGGCCTCCTCGAACCGCCAGTGGCCGTCCTTGAACACCCGGGTATCGGCCCAGGCGCCGACCACTTCGCCGATGAACAGGTCGTAGGTCTGCTGGATATGGGGTTCGGGGATCACCTTGCACACCAGCCAGGCCGAGCTGCCGGCCACCAGGGGCACGTCGAAGCCGTCCATGCGGAACAGCTCGACGCCGCTCTCGGCGAGCTTGTCGGGCACGTCCACCAGGCTGCGGGTGCCCACCTGGTAGGTGAGTTCCAGCTGGCCGAGGTTGGGCACCTGCAGGGCGAAATGGCCGCTGCCTTCCACCAGCGCGCGGGTGCGGGTGGCCTTGTCCAGCACCACCGTCACCTTGGGCGGCGCGAAGTCCAGGGCGCAGGACCAGGCCGCCGCCATCACGTTGTCGACGCCGCCGTGGCTGGCGGACACCAGCACCGTGGGTCCGTGGTTGAGCAGGCGGTAGGCACGCTCCAGCGCCACCGGCGCGATGTGCTCGTTCATGGGGAAACCTCGTTCGTTGCGTGCCGCAGTCGGCTCGGAAAATGGGCGGATTATGCGGACTGCGCGCCAGGCTCACCACCAGGGCTCGCGAACTGGTTCTCGCGCCAGTGCTCCTTCAGGTACTCGATGAACACCTTCACCTTGCGCGTGTTGCGCCGGTGGGTGAGGTAGAGCACGTAGACCATGGGGCCGAAGCCGCTGGGTTCGCGCCAGTACTCGGGCATCACCTCCACCAGCTCGCCGCTGGCGAGGTACGGCGCGGCGCTCCACTGGGGGATGAACTGCAGGCCCTGGCCGTCCAGCAGGCAGGCCAGGAGGAAGTCGTAGTTGTCGCTGGCCAGGCGCGGCGCCGGCTGGTTGAGGCGGATGCGCTCGCCGCCCCGGCTCACCCACCAGAAGTGCCGGTTGAGCAGCGGGTGGCGGAGGATTAGCCAGTCGTACTGCTGGTAGTTGTCCAGGGTCACGTCGCCGCCGCGTTCAGCCAGGTAGGCCGGGCTGGCGCAGAGGGTGATGCGGTTTTCCACCAGGGGCTGGGCGATCACGCCGGGCAGGTCGGTGGGGCCGTCGCGCAGGGCCAGGTCGTAGCCGCCGTCCACCAGGTCCACATAGGTGTCGGACAGGTCCACCTCCAGGTGCACATGGCGGTGCTCGCGCAGGAAGCGGCAGCACACCGCGTTGAGGAAGGCCGGAGCGAAGGACGGCGGCGCGGTGATGCGCAGGCTGCCGCGCAGTTCGTGCTGTAGCTGCTCGACGCCTTCGCCGGCCAACTGCAACTGCATCAGCGCCTGGCGCGCGCCCTCCAGGTAGATGTGCCCGGCCTCGGTGAGTGACATCCGCCGGGTGGTGCGCTCGAACAGCTTGGCCCCCAGCCCCTCCTCCAGTTGCGCCACCGCCTTGGTCAGGGAGGACGGCGTGGTGCCCAGCTGCTCGGCGGCACGGCTGAAATTGCCCTGCTCGGCGGCGGCCACGAACATGCCCAGCGCGGTCAATCGGTCCATGTTTATTTCCACTTCAGAAAAGAAGTTATGCCAGGCCCGGCGTTATTCCCGGCGCGGCGACTGGGTAGTCTTTGCCGCAGATCAACAATAATCAAGGCCACCCACATGAAGCCGATCGTCTCCCTGGCGCTCTCCGTCGCCCTCGCTTTTTCTTCCATGGAAACGATGGCGGCGGCAGACCTGATCCTGCACAACGCCAAGGTCTACACCGCGGAGCCCGGCCAGGCGCTGCAGCAGGCGGTGGCCATCGAGGGCGGCCGGATAGTCGCGGTGGGCTCCGACAGCGAGGTGCTGGCGCTGAAAACCGACGGCACCCGGCTGCAAGACCTCGGCGGCAAGGTGCTGATGCCCAGCTTCATCGACTCCCACGCCCACGTGGTCAAGGGCGGCCTGCAACTGCGCCAGGCCAACCTGGACGGCCAGGAAATCCCCCTGGAGGAACTGGAGCAGCGCCTGCGCCAGTGGCGCGCGGACGGCAAGGCCAAGCGAGGCGAATTCCTGGTGGTGGGCGGCCTGCCCACCGGCTACTGGGACCGCATCGGCGACTTCGAGCAACGCTTCAACGCCGCCGAGTGGGCCGACACGCCCATCCTCTTCGCCGGCTGGGACTACCACACCGGCTGGGCCAACCGCGCCATGCTGGCGCGCGCCGGCATCGATGCGAAGAAGGTCAAGGCGCTCAAGGGCGAGGAACTGGCCACCATCGGCCACCACCCGGACGGCCAGCCCAACGGCTTTCTCGTCGACGCCGGCCTCTACGCAGCCCAGGAGCTGATCCCCCTGCCCACCCAGGATGAGCTGCTGGCCGGCGCCCGCGACGCGCTTAAGTACTACAACAGCCTCGGGATCACCGCCTGGATGGACCCGTTGGCCAACGAGATTCCCGGCGGCCCCATCGACAACACCTCCGTCGGCGTGCTGCCCACCTACAAGGCCCTGGCCGATGCCGGCGAACTGACCGCCCATGTGGCCGCCCTGCTGATGGCCGACTCCAAGGCGACGCCCAAGGACCTGGACGAGCTGGACAAGGTGCGCCAGCAATTTGCCCATGTGCCCAACCTGACCCTGCCCGGCATCAAGGTGTTCGCCGACGGCGTGGCCGAGCACCCGGCCCAGAGCGCGGCCATGCTGGAGCCCTACAAGAACTCGCAGAAGAGCGGCGAACTGCTGATCGACCCGGCGCACTTCGGTGAACTGGTGGACGCCGCCGACGCCCGTGGCTGGCTGGTGCACGTGCACGCCATCGGCGACCGCGCGGTGCGCGAGGCCCTCAATGGCGTCGAGCGGGCGCGCAAGGCCCGCAGCAGCGGCATCCCCCACTCCATCACCCACCTGCAGATGGTCAACCCCAAGGAGTTCGCCCGCTTCAAGCCGCTGGATGTGATCGCCTCCATGCAGCTGTACTGGGCCAGCGCCGACGAACTCAGCGTCGACCTGGTGCAGCCCTACGTCAGCGCCCTGGCCTTCCAGTACCAGTACCCGGCCCGCTCCCTGCTGAAAAACGGCGCCACCATCGCCGGCGCCAGCGACTGGCCGATCACCACCCCCGAACCCTGGAAGGCCATCTACCAGGCCGTGAGCCGCAAAGGCCCGAAGGGCGTGCTCAACGCCGCCGAGGAAATCGACCGGGACACCATGTTCCAGGCCTACACCCTCAACGCCGCCCGCGCCCTGCGCCTGGACGACCGCATCGGCTCCATCGCCCCCGGCAAGCAGGCCGACCTGATCCTGCTGGACCGCGACGTGTTCAGCGTCGAGCCCGAGGCCCTGCGCGATACCCAGGTGCTAAAGACCTGGTTCGCCGGCCGCAACGTCTACACCCGCAACCGCTGACCGCCCTCCCCGCCGCGCGGCCCGTACGGGCGTGCGCGGCCGCTCCACCCATCCATGCTCAACAGGTAATCACCGTGAAACTCCATACCTTCGTCACCGACACCTCGAACCCGCAGACTCGTGGCCGCCAGATCGGGGAACGGTGGGCGGAGCAGATCCGCCAGACGGTCTCGCTCTACCTCGACTTCTTCAACCAGGTGGACGTGGCCCCCGAGCGGGTGCGCCACCTCGGCGAGGCCAGCCTCGGCGCCCTGGAAGCCTGGAGCCCGAACCTGGCCGAGGAAGTGGCCGGCATCGCCTTGGGTGCCGACCTGCCCTTCTGGCAACTGGCGGCGCTCAACGCCCGCACCGAGATACTCGCGGTGATGCCCACCCCGCCGGAAGGCGAGTGCTCCACAGCCGTATACGCCCCGCGCGGCGCCCAGGCCCCACGCAGCATCCAGACCTGGGACTGGCACGACTCCCTGGTGCCCGACGGCCTGCTGCTGCAGTTCCCCGGCAGCGCGGGGCTGTCGGTGAAGCTGTTCACCGAGTTCGGCATGCTCGGCAAGATCGGCGTGAACAGCGCCGGCCTCGGCCTGCACTTCAACATCCTCCACCACGGCAGCGACAACGACAGCGCCGGCGTGCCGGTGCACGCCATCGCCCGCCGCCTGCTGGAGGAAGCCCGCAGCGTCGACGAAGCCATCGCCCTGGCCCGCTCGGCGCGGGTCAGCGCCTCCACCGTGCTCACCGTGTTCTCCCGCCACGACCGCTCCCCGCGCGCGGCCAGCATCGAGCTCGCGCCCCAGGCCACCGCCGTGGTGCTGCCGGGTGAGGACGGCTGGATCACCCACACCAACCACTTCCTCGCCCCCGAGCTGGTGCCCGACGAGCGCACCCTGGACGTATCCACCACCTATGCGCGCCTGGAGCACGTGAACGCCCACCGCGCCGCCATGACCGGCGCCAACCTGGCCAGCCGCGCCGAGGCCATGTGCGGCGGCCTGGGGGACAGCGCGCCGATCTGCTTCATCCCCGACCTGGCCCTGCCGCCCACCGAGCGCTGGGAAACCCTGCTGACCATCGGCATCGACACCGAAGGCTTCGCCCTGGACTACGCGGCCGCCACGCCCCTGGCCCTCGCCCGCCACGGCCAGGCGCGCTTCTGATGCCCCGGCCGCCGGGCCTCCCGGCGGCCGCCACCGCCCTACAACAACAAGACGAGCAACGGCACATGGCTAACCCACAACAACCGCAATCGGCGCTCCGCACCTTCTTCGTCTCCGGCATGGGCACCGCGCTGGAGTTCTACGACTTCGTCATCTACGGGGTGGCCGCCGCCCTGGTCTTCCCCCAGGTGTTCTTCCCCGACCTCGATCGCCTCACCGCCACCCTGGTGGCCTTCGCCGCCTTCGGCGCCGGCTTCTTCGCCCGCCCCCTGGGCGGCATGGTGTTCGGCCACCTGGGCGACAAGGCCGGGCGGCAGAAGGCCCTGGTCATCACCCTGCTGCTGATGGGCTTCTCCACCCTGGCCATCGGCTGCCTGCCGAGCCACGCCAGCATCGGCGTAGCCGCGCCCATCCTGCTGGTGCTGCTGCGCCTGGTGCAGGGCTTTGCCGCCGGCGGCGAATGGGGCGGCGCGGCGCTGTTCGGCATCGAGTCGGCACCGCCCGGCAAGCGCGGCCTGTGGGGCAGCTTCACCAGCATGGGCATCGGCATTGGCGGCATCCTGGGTTCGGCGGTGTTCGCCATCGTCAGCACCGCGTACGACGACAACCTCGCCGACTTCGCCTGGCGCATCCCCTTCTGGCTGGGTGGCGTGCTGGTGCTGATCGGCCTTTATGCACGCCTGGCCAACCCCGCCACCAAGCCCCTGCAACCCCGTGAAAGCACCCGCCTGCCCCTGGTCGCCGCGCTGCGTTCGCGCCCCCGGCAGATGCTGCTGTGCACCGGCATCGCCTTCGGCTACGTGACCATCGCCTACATCGGCAGCACCTTCTTCCTGGCCTACGCCACCCAGGTGGGCTATGGCAGCACCGAGGCCCTGCTATTCGACGTGTCGCTGTCCATCGCCATCGTCATCAGCGCGCCAATGTTCGCCGCCCTCTCCGACCGCATCGGCCGGCGCCGGGTGATGATCCTGGGCTCGGTGCTGATGGCCGCCGGCTTCTTCGTCTTCTTCGCCCTGGTGGGCCGCCACAGCCTGGCCGTGGCCTGCGCCGCCTACGTGGTGGTGGGCGCCCTGATGGGCGCGACCCAGGGCCCCATCCCGGCCTTCCTCGCCGAACAGTTCCCGCGCCACATGCGCTACTCCGGCATGTCCGCCGCCTACCAGATAGGCGCGGCCTTCGGCGGCGGCACCGCCTCCAGCCTGGCCACCGCCATCCTCATCAGCACCGGCAGCCCCTATGGCGTAGCCGCCTACGGCGCGGCGGCCCTGGCCCTGGTGGCGCTGTGTTCGTACCTGCTGAAGGAGACGGCGCACCTCAGCATGGAGGCGTTGGATGCGGAGGTGGGAGTCGAAGGAAGCGTAGGGATGGCGAGGTCGGTTTGAGGGCCAACGGGGGCCAGGGAGTAATGCCTCTGGGATGAAAGTGAGGACAAAGAAAAGCGGGCCCTGGGGCCCGCTTTTCTTGTTTCTGGGTGGCAGTGACTGCCTATGGCCGTGCTGTGACTACGGGTTCAGGAATGAAGCCCTCGGCGGTCAGCATACGAATCACGCCGCGGAGGAGAAAGTTGTGGGTAAAGCCGAGTGAGTACTGCCGAGCACCGGGCTGGATCGGCACCAACATTCCCTTATCCACCAGCTTCTTGATCTGGTAAGTCCGCTGCGGCCCATTCAAGCCAGGCATAGCATCGGCAAGCTCTGCCGACTTGGCCACTCCCGTGTCGGTTTCCAGCAGGAGGCGAAGGATCGACTGTTCCTGCTGCGTGATGTGCTCGCGCTCGCGGGCAAAGTTGAGTGCAGGCACCAGGATCTCGGCTTTGAGGTAGCGATAATCACACAAGCGATCGAGCTTGTTCAGCTCAGCCAGGATGCCCTTGAGCACGTAAACACACCAACTCTCCAGGCCTTCCTGGGTGCCGCGATCAGCCTCCCCGAGCATCTCGTAGTAGCGCTCGCGGTCGTTACAGAACACTGCAGTGGGGTTCAGCAGACGGCCGCCAGCGGAGACATCGAACCCGTACTTGATCAGCATCAAGTAGGTCAACAAGCGGACGACCCGGCCATTGCCATTGGAGAACGGGTGGATCCATCCAAACCGATGGTGCGCGATCGCCACCTTCATGAGGTCGTATTTCTGCGGGTCGCGCGCGTTGACGAAAGCCACCAGCTCGTCCATGTAAGCCGCAACCTGTACTGCGTCGGGGGGCAGGTGTTCCGATTGCGCAATGCGAACGGGTCCGGTCCTGAACTGACCTGGGGTGCGATCCCCTTCGCGGTCCAGCTCGCCGACAGTGATGGCGTGCAGCTCTCGAATGAGGTGCTGGCTGACCTCGCTACCTTCCGTGAAATGCTCCTCGATGTAGGTCATGGCCTTCTCGATGTTGGAGATCTCACGCAGCTGATCGGTGGCTGCGTCACTGCCCTCCATCTTGCTTTCCACGTAATCAGCCAGGGTTGTGTGGTTGCCCTCGATGCGGGCAGAGCCGAGGCTCTCCAGAATGTGGAATACACCCTTGAGCTGGAAGAAGAGGCTTGGCGGGGTCGACCCGGCGAGTCTGAAGCGGCGGAGGTGTTCCAGCTCGGTCAGCACGTCGACAAGCGGCGAATCGAAGGATGGATTGAGCAGCGCCAAATCGTGGTGAGTGAAGGTAGGCATATTTTCACTATCTCAAGACTGGATAAGAGCTATGTCAAAAAATTCCGCCAGCACTAGCGGATTTACTGGCATTCACACACAACCACTCAACACATTAAGTCAAATCATGCATGAACACTAACTGAAAACGCCCTCGCGAGTATGTCGAAAACGTACTCTTCCGGCGCCGGTGTATCGGTTAGCTGCGGCCCATCGGCAAATTGAGTTGCCGATGGGATCCTAGCGGGCGATGTCGGCTCGGGGTCAGTAGCTGCCGGTCACGAGCAGCCAGAGGGCAGACCCAGCGCAACAACTAGGGTCGGCCGAATCGGCTTGCCGCCTGTAGCCGCTCGGCGCGCGGCTAGACTCGGGCGCCTGGGGTGCCGCGAGCGTACTTCTTCTCCAGGATCATCGACGCTTCGTTGTAGGCGGCCTGGAAGGCCTCGCCGCCGACCCAGTTCACCGCCGTGTCTTCGTCTTCATCGTGGAAGATCCCGCGATAAACGATCAGCAGGCCCATCATGAAGTCGGTCGCCGACTCTTCCGACTCCTCCGCGACCACCAGTTCCAGCACCGGGTATTGCAGGAACACCAGGCTCAACGCCAGGAGACTGATGCCTTCGGCGACTTTCATCGCCTGGAACAGATCGTCGAAGTGCGCCGGGTCGAAACCGTTCTCTTCGATGTCCTTGAAGTCGAAGGTGCTCAGGTCGATTTCCACATCATCGAATGGCTCGTTGACCAGCGGATTGGCCAGCAACGGATGGATGACATTGATCTTGGCCTTGGCTTTGCCCGAACGGTTCTGCTTGGCCTTGGCTTTCGCCCGTTGGGCGCGTTTTTGCTGTTTATCGGTGGAGGCCATGGAGGCGGGTTCCTTGTTCGAGGCAGCCATGTAAATGGCCTGGGGTATTCGGGCACGAATTGTATTCAGTCTTGGCCAGGTGCGTCGGCCCAGGGGGCAGATTTTTCGTGCTCTGTACCTTTGCTTTCGGCCCTGGCAAGCCGGGACGACGCGTCGTGCGGGCGATCAGCGGGAGCGCCGACAGCCCGTACGTCAAGGCAGGCGCCCAGGCCGGTTACAAGGGTTATAACTACCAGTACGAACGGTGGGCCACTCAGGACAGGCCCGCCAAAGGCACCTCCAGACCTGATCGGCGCCTGCGGCGCGGAGCGATGTAATGAGTTCCAGTGCATGGCAATGGGCTCACAAGAGCCTTCTTGGCTGCATCCAGCTGGCCTTGCTGGTCGCTCCGCTGTGCGCCAGCGCCACGTTCAAGTGCCAAGCCAAGGACGGAACCATCAGCTACCCAAGCCAAGCCATCGCCAGCGCCCGCTGCACTCACCTGGAGGGCAAGGCGGGCGCCACTGCCGGCGCCAAGGCAAAGGCCCAGCCAAAGATTGTGCGAGGCAACGACCCAGGCGCGATGCGGATTCGGGTGTACACCTTCG is a genomic window of Pseudomonas resinovorans NBRC 106553 containing:
- a CDS encoding LysR family transcriptional regulator, with product MATYTLRQLKYFVTTVEAGSVAEASRKLYIAQPSISTAIKGLEESFGVQLFIRHHAQGVSLTPSGTRFYEKAQELLRMAREFEQNALADNDIVAGQIDIGCFETVAPLYLPQLIAGFRESYPGVDIRIRDGEQQELVQGLTAGTFDLAFLYDHDLDSTIETEPLMPPQKPYALLPENHRFASQAQVSLRDLCLEPMILLDVQPSRTYFVSLFHELGLTPNIVFSSPSIEMVRGMVGQGFGFSLLVTRPHSECTYDGKKVVTVDIAEPVATSGLVAARLKRAQLTKPAQLFVDFCRERLAQKVEAPAQEE
- a CDS encoding C45 family peptidase; amino-acid sequence: MKLHTFVTDTSNPQTRGRQIGERWAEQIRQTVSLYLDFFNQVDVAPERVRHLGEASLGALEAWSPNLAEEVAGIALGADLPFWQLAALNARTEILAVMPTPPEGECSTAVYAPRGAQAPRSIQTWDWHDSLVPDGLLLQFPGSAGLSVKLFTEFGMLGKIGVNSAGLGLHFNILHHGSDNDSAGVPVHAIARRLLEEARSVDEAIALARSARVSASTVLTVFSRHDRSPRAASIELAPQATAVVLPGEDGWITHTNHFLAPELVPDERTLDVSTTYARLEHVNAHRAAMTGANLASRAEAMCGGLGDSAPICFIPDLALPPTERWETLLTIGIDTEGFALDYAAATPLALARHGQARF
- a CDS encoding amidohydrolase; its protein translation is MKPIVSLALSVALAFSSMETMAAADLILHNAKVYTAEPGQALQQAVAIEGGRIVAVGSDSEVLALKTDGTRLQDLGGKVLMPSFIDSHAHVVKGGLQLRQANLDGQEIPLEELEQRLRQWRADGKAKRGEFLVVGGLPTGYWDRIGDFEQRFNAAEWADTPILFAGWDYHTGWANRAMLARAGIDAKKVKALKGEELATIGHHPDGQPNGFLVDAGLYAAQELIPLPTQDELLAGARDALKYYNSLGITAWMDPLANEIPGGPIDNTSVGVLPTYKALADAGELTAHVAALLMADSKATPKDLDELDKVRQQFAHVPNLTLPGIKVFADGVAEHPAQSAAMLEPYKNSQKSGELLIDPAHFGELVDAADARGWLVHVHAIGDRAVREALNGVERARKARSSGIPHSITHLQMVNPKEFARFKPLDVIASMQLYWASADELSVDLVQPYVSALAFQYQYPARSLLKNGATIAGASDWPITTPEPWKAIYQAVSRKGPKGVLNAAEEIDRDTMFQAYTLNAARALRLDDRIGSIAPGKQADLILLDRDVFSVEPEALRDTQVLKTWFAGRNVYTRNR
- a CDS encoding flavin reductase family protein, coding for MNEHIAPVALERAYRLLNHGPTVLVSASHGGVDNVMAAAWSCALDFAPPKVTVVLDKATRTRALVEGSGHFALQVPNLGQLELTYQVGTRSLVDVPDKLAESGVELFRMDGFDVPLVAGSSAWLVCKVIPEPHIQQTYDLFIGEVVGAWADTRVFKDGHWRFEEAEDRWRSLHYIAGGHFYAIGEAAVVRED
- a CDS encoding MFS transporter, with amino-acid sequence MANPQQPQSALRTFFVSGMGTALEFYDFVIYGVAAALVFPQVFFPDLDRLTATLVAFAAFGAGFFARPLGGMVFGHLGDKAGRQKALVITLLLMGFSTLAIGCLPSHASIGVAAPILLVLLRLVQGFAAGGEWGGAALFGIESAPPGKRGLWGSFTSMGIGIGGILGSAVFAIVSTAYDDNLADFAWRIPFWLGGVLVLIGLYARLANPATKPLQPRESTRLPLVAALRSRPRQMLLCTGIAFGYVTIAYIGSTFFLAYATQVGYGSTEALLFDVSLSIAIVISAPMFAALSDRIGRRRVMILGSVLMAAGFFVFFALVGRHSLAVACAAYVVVGALMGATQGPIPAFLAEQFPRHMRYSGMSAAYQIGAAFGGGTASSLATAILISTGSPYGVAAYGAAALALVALCSYLLKETAHLSMEALDAEVGVEGSVGMARSV
- a CDS encoding Fic family protein — its product is MPTFTHHDLALLNPSFDSPLVDVLTELEHLRRFRLAGSTPPSLFFQLKGVFHILESLGSARIEGNHTTLADYVESKMEGSDAATDQLREISNIEKAMTYIEEHFTEGSEVSQHLIRELHAITVGELDREGDRTPGQFRTGPVRIAQSEHLPPDAVQVAAYMDELVAFVNARDPQKYDLMKVAIAHHRFGWIHPFSNGNGRVVRLLTYLMLIKYGFDVSAGGRLLNPTAVFCNDRERYYEMLGEADRGTQEGLESWCVYVLKGILAELNKLDRLCDYRYLKAEILVPALNFAREREHITQQEQSILRLLLETDTGVAKSAELADAMPGLNGPQRTYQIKKLVDKGMLVPIQPGARQYSLGFTHNFLLRGVIRMLTAEGFIPEPVVTARP
- a CDS encoding LysR family transcriptional regulator — translated: MDRLTALGMFVAAAEQGNFSRAAEQLGTTPSSLTKAVAQLEEGLGAKLFERTTRRMSLTEAGHIYLEGARQALMQLQLAGEGVEQLQHELRGSLRITAPPSFAPAFLNAVCCRFLREHRHVHLEVDLSDTYVDLVDGGYDLALRDGPTDLPGVIAQPLVENRITLCASPAYLAERGGDVTLDNYQQYDWLILRHPLLNRHFWWVSRGGERIRLNQPAPRLASDNYDFLLACLLDGQGLQFIPQWSAAPYLASGELVEVMPEYWREPSGFGPMVYVLYLTHRRNTRKVKVFIEYLKEHWRENQFASPGGEPGAQSA